In Cryptomeria japonica chromosome 10, Sugi_1.0, whole genome shotgun sequence, a genomic segment contains:
- the LOC131069422 gene encoding putative ABC transporter C family member 15, whose amino-acid sequence MVMDLKTPLLANPNETHTITSYANASLLSLLTFSWLNSLLKHGNKTCLKLDHVPSLFGKDTALHSDLTFQSNLSKLRANSPLCSTGLAKAIFLSIWEEWSVNALFALAYTISTFVGPYLISPLMEYLEGKQEQVFGYGGGYMLASVFIGTKVIESFTRPYWFFGSHRLSLQIRSALTAAIYKKGLRLSYAARQRHSSGEIINYASTDVHTVGDFAWFWHDICLLPVQILLALFILYRNLGIASLAGLAATIALALANQPFAGLQKKFQYKIMEAKDERMKITSEALRTMQILKLYAWETKYMQRLLDMRKNECGWLWKYLYAKAIVTFVFWVTPILVSAATFCICVFVGVNLTTGKVLATLATLKVLQDPIQFLPDLVSALAKTKVSLDRIANFLEMEELQCTAVERTEMRPSGAIIDIEGGEFSWDPFSPASNLSVIRLQVKAGMKVAICGPVGSGKSNILSCILGEMTKISGEVKVRGRTAYVSQSPWIQSATIQENILFGKAMNEMKYKEVIKACALEKDLQLFSQEDQTQIGERGINLSGGQKQRIQLARAIYQDAHIYLLDDPFSAVDADTGTHLFKECIQGILRSKTILYVTHQVGFLPPADLILVMRDGMVTQAGKYNNLLQEGMDFIRMVGSHDQALEAVNALKIKSSFKSSGHEQMSEHTSKRQITSQNSCKAASTLNIQDAVQDIEKNSRENGAEDPRPKKEQIVQDEEKQQGRVSFQIYCSYLTAVYKGLLVIVMLLAHVFFQILEISSNYWMASESPTSIDDKQIIDSSLLILVYILLAVGSVFCALVRTVVLSKAALQTAQMYFVRMLTCIFHAPMAFFDATPTGRILNRVSTDQTEVDRILPFYFGRLAFSVIDLLGIITVMCQVSWKVFAISIPVLAIIVWYQRYYIETARELARLIGVQKAPIINHFAESISGASTIRAFDQEGHFINTNLTLLDDYSRVRFHSSASQEWLGLRMNLLSNFIFSSCLLFLLNFPKGAVDPSVAGLAVTYGLNLTALQFLVIYHLCYVENTIISVERILQYCKIPSEAPLLIEENRPNCDWPSNGTVDFDNLHVRYGAHLPIILKGITCSFPGGKEVGIVGRTGSGKSTLIQALFRIVEPAWGKIMIDGLDITKVGLHDLRSRISIIPQEPVMFEGSIRVNLDPLEEHSDTEIWEALRKCQLERAVHAEEGKLNSKVSGNGENWSMGQRQLMCLGRVLLKKNRILVLDEATASIDTETDFLIHETVRREYAECTVITIAHRIFTVMDSDLVLVLNEGRIVEYDSPSQLLQQSSFFMKLVERYSGRSSDTSDMS is encoded by the exons ATGGTCATGGACTTAAAAACACCTTTGTTAGCAAACCCTAATGAAACGCACACTATTACTTCCTATGCAAATGCTAGTCTGCTCAGTCTGCTCACATTCAGCTGGCTCAACTCTCTGCTTAAACATGGAAACAAGACATGTTTAAAGCTTGATCATGTGCCTTCTCTATTCGGCAAGGACACTGCTTTGCACTCAGATCTTACATTCCAATCCAACCTGAGTAAGCTTAGGGCAAACAGTCCATTATGCAGCACAGGGCTGGCAAAAGCTATATTCTTATCTATTTGGGAAGAATGGTCTGTGAATGCACTGTTTGCATTGGCTTATACCATTTCAACTTTTGTGGGTCCTTACCTGATAAGCCCATTAATGGAGTATTTGGAAGGAAAACAAGAACAAGTGTTTGGGTACGGGGGTGGATATATGCTTGCCTCTGTTTTCATTGGGACAAAGGTGATAGAATCATTTACAAGGCCATATTGGTTCTTTGGATCCCATAGGCTTAGCTTACAGATCAGATCAGCCCTGACAGCTGCCATATATAAGAAAGGTCTCAGGCTTTCATATGCAGCCAGGCAAAGACATTCTAGTGGAGAAATTATCAATTATGCAAGCACAGATGTCCACACTGTTGGAGACTTCGCTTGGTTTTGGCATGATATTTGTTTGTTGCCAGTACAAATTCTGCTTGCTCTTTTCATTTTGTACCGAAATCTAGGGATAGCGTCACTAGCAG GCCTGGCAGCAACAATTGCCTTGGCACTTGCAAACCAGCCTTTTGCGGGATTGCAAAAGAAATTCCAATATAAGATAATGGAAGCCAAGGATGAGAGGATGAAGATCACTTCGGAGGCATTGAGGACTATGCAAATATTAAAACTTTATGCTTGGGAAACTAAATACATGCAGAGGTTACTGGATATGAGGAAAAATGAATGTGGATGGCTGTGGAAGTATTTATACGCTAAAGCTATTGTTACATTTGTTTTCTGGGTAACCCCAATTCTTGTTTCGGCTGCGACATTTTGCATTTGTGTATTCGTAGGAGTAAATTTAACCACTGGAAAAGTCCTTGCCACATTAGCAACTTTAAAAGTCCTTCAAGATCCAATACAATTTCTTCCAGATTTAGTTTCTGCACTAGCTAAGACTAAAGTATCTCTCGACAGAATTGCCAACTTTCTGGAGATGGAAGAGCTTCAATGTACTGCAGTAGAAAGGACAGAAATGAGGCCAAGCGGAGCAataattgacattgaaggtggagaATTCAGTTGGGATCCTTTCTCGCCTGCATCTAATTTATCAGTAATTAGGTTGCAGGTGAAAGCTGGGATGAAAGTTGCGATCTGCGGACCAGTTGGTTCAGGTAAGTCAAACATTCTGTCATGTATTCTTGGAGAAATGACAAAAATATCTGGGGAAGTTAAGGTGAGAGGCCGCACAGCGTATGTTTCTCAGTCTCCATGGATACAGTCTGCGACAATACAAGAGAACATATTGTTTGGGAAGgcaatgaatgaaatgaaatataaagaaGTTATCAAAGCTTGTGCATTGGAAAAGGACCTCCAGCTGTTCTCTCAGGAAGACCAAACTCAGATAGGAGAGAGAGGTATTAACTTGAGTGGTGGACAAAAGCAAAGAATACAGCTCGCTCGTGCTATATACCAAGATGCACATATCTATCTTCTTGATGACCCTTTCAGTGCTGTTGATGCTGACACTGGAACTCACCTCTTCAAG GAATGCATACAAGGAATTTTGAGATCAAAGACCATATTATATGTGACTCACCAAGTTGGATTCTTACCTCCTGCAGACCTCATTCTA GTAATGCGAGATGGCATGGTTACTCAGGCTGGTAAAtacaataatcttctccaagaaggCATGGATTTCATTAGAATGGTTGGTTCACATGATCAAGCTTTGGAGGCTGTTAATGCATTAAAAATCAAATCCAGTTTTAAAAGTAGTGGACATGAGCAAATGAGTGAACATACGAGTAAGAGACAGATAACATCTCAAAACTCTTGCAAGGCAGCCAGTACCCTGAACATCCAGGATGCAGTACAAGATATAGAAAAGAATAGTAGAGAAAATGGTGCAGAGGATCCCAGACCTAAGAAAGAACAGATTGTGCAGGATGAAGAGAAACAGCAAGGAAGGGTTAGTTTTCAGATTTACTGTTCCTATCTAACTGCAGTATACAAGGGCCTCCTAGTCATTGTGATGTTACTGGCTCACGtgtttttccaaatattggaaatCTCTAGTAACTATTGGATGGCATCTGAATCTCCCACAAGCATAGATGACAAACAAATCATTGACAGTTCTCTTCTCATTTTAGTGTATATTTTACTGGCAGTGGGCAGTGTTTTTTGTGCATTGGTGCGCACTGTAGTTCTGTCAAAAGCTGCTCTTCAGACAGCACAAATGTATTTTGTGAGAATGCTTACTTGTATTTTCCATGCACCAATGGCCTTCTTTGATGCAACTCCTACCGGTCGCATATTAAATCGG GTATCCACGGATCAAACCGAAGTGGACAGGATACTTCCTTTCTACTTTGGGAGGCTAGCTTTCTCAGTGATAGATTTACTGGGGATAATTACTGTTATGTGTCAAGTCTCATGGAAGGTGTTTGCCATATCCATACCAGTCTTGGCAATTATTGTATGGTACCAG AGGTACTATATAGAGACAGCAAGAGAGTTGGCCCGTCTGATAGGTGTTCAAAAAGCTCCAATCATAAACCATTTTGCAGAGTCCATCTCTGGGGCATCCACTATAAGAGCATTTGATCAAGAAGGTCACTTCATAAATACCAATCTCACTTTACTTGACGATTATTCACGAGTCCGATTCCACAGCTCTGCATCTCAGGAATGGCTTGGCCTTCGAATGAACTTGCTATCAAActtcatattttcttcttgtttgctATTTCTATTGAACTTTCCCAAGGGCGCTGTTGATCCAA GTGTTGCAGGGCTAGCTGTAACATATGGATTGAATCTGACAGCATTGCAATTTTTGGTGATATACCACCTATGCTATGTGGAAAACACAATAATTTCTGTGGAGAGAATCTTGCAATATTGTAAAATTCCAAGTGAGGCTCCATTACTCATCGAAGAAAATCGGCCAAACTGTGATTGGCCATCAAATGGAACAGTAGATTTTGACAATTTACAT GTCCGCTATGGGGCACATCTACCAATCATCTTAAAAGGCATCACATGTAGCTTTCCAGGTGGGAAGGAGGTGGGGATTGTGGGTCGTACTGGTAGCGGCAAATCTACTCTCATCCAAGCCCTGTTTCGCATTGTAGAACCTGCATGGGGAAAAATTATGATTGATGGTCTTGATATCACAAAAGTGGGTCTGCACGATCTCCGGTCCAGGATAAGTATAATTCCTCAGGAACCGGTAATGTTCGAGGGATCCATACGGGTGAATCTAGACCCACTTGAAGAGCACTCTGACACTGAAATTTGGGAG GCTTTGAGAAAATGCCAACTCGAAAGAGCTGTCCAtgcagaggaaggaaaattgaattcGAAGG TGAGTGGGAATGGAGAAAACTGGAGTATGGGTCAGCGGCAGCTTATGTGTTTAGGAAGGGTTCTTCTTAAGAAAAATCGTATACTGGTGCTGGATGAAGCTACAGCTTCAATAGACACTGAAACAGATTTTCTTATTCACGAGACAGTTCGTAGAGAGTATGCTGAATGCACAGTTATTACTATAGCACATCGAATCTTTACTGTAATGGACTCTGACTTGGTTCTAGTGCTCAATGAAG GCAGAATTGTGGAATATGATTCTCCATCTCAACTTCTCCAACAGAGTTCATTTTTTATGAAGCTTGTAGAAAGGTACAGTGGCAGATCAAGTGACACATCAGACATGAGCTGA